Sequence from the Gloeocapsopsis dulcis genome:
TCGATAGTGAAGTCTATTCTACTCGCGTTTCCGAAGAACACTCATATCGCTACTTTTGCCCTGAACAAGTCCCTAAATATGAGGAGCATTTAACGCCTCTCAATCAACAAGGAATATACATTACTCCAGCGCGATCGCTTTCCCATGCTGCGGTTCTCCATACCTGGAAATATGCTGATAACCGCTACCACGTCGAAATGGAAAAAACACAGAAAAATATTCCTAGTTTTGGGAGAGCAAAAGAAATTGCGCCTGAAAGTAGATTTGAGTTCTTCGCCATCGCGGAAAAACCTTTGAAACTACCCCGATGGATTCGCTTAGGTAAGTGGATGAGTAAAGCAGAAGTAACAGTTAAAGAACTTCCTCTAACCAAGCGATCGCCAGGAGACTTTACTGTTTCTTTTCCGCTCAATCCTCTAGATGTGATGTTTTCCTATCGAGTTCTGAGTTATGACACTATTAATATGCCACCTGTGAGTCTAATTCGGAATGTGCGCTTGCACGGTGAATTTTATAGCTTTGAGAAGAGTAATCTAAAAGTTCCTGCTCAAATGCAGTATTGCTTCAGAGGTTCATAACAGTAAACTTTATTGATAAATAGTTGGGCAATCGCCCCGTAAATCAATTTTGAAATACTATCATCAACACCCCAATGCCTTTCTCAGCAATTACCTCAAGGATCTGTGCGGAGAGATTCAAGCTTGCCCTTACTTTGCTATCAATAACCTCAACCGCGACTTTGTAAATACCAAGGGATTTTCGGTGGTATTTCAGCGAGCGCAATTAACAAAAGTAAAGCAGCAGTTTCCCTTCTTCAAGCCTTATCTAGATCTAGCTCTTCAGCCAAATTGTAATGCTTTTTATCTCAATCCTTTACTGCTAAAAGCAGGCTCCCGTGTCGATCCGCACATTGATCGCTCCTTGCGTTCCTACTGCAAAACCATTGAACCGCCTGCAATCGTTAGCGTTCTTTATGTTCAAGTACCACCCAATCTGGAGGGGGGAGAACTAATATTGCACTCTCAAAAACGCCAAGTTGGAAAGATTAAGCCGCAAACGAATACCTTGCTTTACTTTCAGGGTGACTTAACCCATTCTGTTAATGTTGTGAAAACTTCAGGAACTCGCCTTAGCTTAGTTTGCGAACAGTATAGTTTGAGCGAGGCTGAACTTTCGGAAATCCCCCAGTTTAATGTGGAGTCAAGAGCTACTCAGTCCAGAACGAAGAAGAGATATGCCTCATAGCTTAGTTTTGAATCTCCTGCCTCAGTCACCAATTTACCCCGCATACCTTAGTGGAAGACATCTCCACGCCCTATTTTTAACGCTTGTGAGTTCGGTAGATAAAACATTGGGCGATCGCCTCCATGCTTCCATTGCAGACAAAGCCTTTACTCTTAGCCCTTTACAAGCAAATAAATCAAAACACAACTTGCAATGGGAACATCAACAACCTATCCCTGCTGGTACTCCTTGCTGGTGGAGAATTTCTTTACTCGATGACACTTTATTTAGCAAACTTACCCAACTATGGCTCAATCTCAATCCCAAACATCCTTGGCATCTTGGTTCGGCTGACTTATACATTACCAGCATTTTAGGTACTCCCCAATCAACGCAACCTTGGGCAAATGCGACTACTTACGCGCAATTATACGAGCAGGCTTCTGATTCTGAACGCGAAGTTGCCTTTCGCTTTTACACTCCCACCTGCTTTCGTCAAGGTGAATTTGATGCTGCTTTGCCTACAAGAGAATGCGTGTTTAATAGCCTACTCAATCGTTGGCAAAAGTACAGTGGTATTGAGTTTGAACCTAATCTAACACCAGTTATCTTCCCCAGTTACTTCAATATTTCTACTACGATGGTTGCAGATTCTCGCAGTAAATTTATTGGCTGCATTGGAGAAATCACCTATCGAATTTTAGGCGAATTCGATCCAATAATTATTAAACAAATTAATGCCCTAGCTGATTTCGCTCTCTACTGCGGTGCAGGTAGAAAAACAACTATGGGAATGGGAATGCTGCGGAGAATTAGAATTACCAAAAAATGATCGCAAGAATATGCATGATACTGATTATATTCCGATTGCTGCGCTCAATCAATATACCTACTGTCCGCATCGATGTTGGCGGATGTTTTGTGCAGGTGAATTTAGCGATAATCAATACACAATTGAAGGAACTAGCTTACACGATCGCGTCCACACATTAGGAGATGGACACCGTGAAGAAACTTGGCAAATTCGCGCCATTTGGTTGAAATCTGAACGCTACGGTTTAATTGGCAAAGCTGATTTAATTGAAGCCACTGACGGTCATTTCTACCCAATTGAATATAAACGCGGACGGAAAGGAGAATGGGATAACGATGAAATGCAAGTTACGGCACAGGCGCTTTGCTTAGAAGATATGACGGGTTCACCTGTAACGCAAGGGTATATTTACTACGCCCAGTCGCATCAACGTCAACTAGTCGAAATAACGCAAGAATTACGAGTAGGTGCGATCGCCACTATTAAAGCTGTTCATAGTTTACTTGAAACGGGCAAAATGCCACCAGCGATATATAGCCAACGTTGCACTGGTTGTAGTCTATATTCGCATTGTTTACCACAAGCTATAGCGAAAGTTCAACGTTATCAAGAAGCCAGTTAATTTGAGTCTTAATCAATATGGGAACAGTTTACATTACACAACAAGATGCTTTTATTGGTAAAACTGACGAGCGCTTGAGTATCAAAGCTAATAAACAAATACTGTTAGATGTACCATTAATTAAAGTAGATGGTGTTGTTATTTTAGGACGCGCTACAGTTTCTCCGGCTGCTATTTCAGAATTTTTAGAACGTCAAATTCCTTTAAGTTTCCTCACAGCTACAGGGAAATATCTTGGGCGTTTAGAACCTGAAGTCACTAAAAATATTTTTGTTCGTAAAGCACAATGGCAAGCTATCGGTGAATCTGTACAAGCAGTACACATCGTCAAAGGTTTTGTACGAGGCAAACTCAAAAATTACCGCAATGCATTATTACGCGCCCAACGATCAAGTTCAGAACTTGACCTAAATAATAGTATCATGCGCTTAGAACAAGCGATCGCACCAATCGAGAACACCAACACAATTCCTTCATTACGTGGTTTAGAAGGTGCGGGTAGTGCTGCATATTTTGGTAGCTTGAATCAACTCATTCGCGTCGAAGGCTTTACTTTTACAGCTAGACGCCGGAGACCTCCGACTGACGCTGTTAATGCTTTACTAAGTTTAGGCTATGCTTTACTTCGCCATGACGTGCAAAGTGCGGTAAATATTGTAGGATTTGATGCTTATCTAGGATATCTGCACGTCGAACGTTACGGTCGTCCTTCGTTAGCATTAGACTTGATGGAAGAATTTCGACCTTTAGTTGTCGATGCAATTGTGTTATCTGCGTTGAACAAGCGATCGCTGCTACCAACAGATTTCACCACCGAACCGCTAAGTAATGCTGTATCGCTGACTCAAGAGGGATTAAGAACATTTTTGCGGTTGTACGAACAGAAGAAACAATCTAAATTTAAGCATCCGGTATTAGGGCGACAGTGTACATACCAAGAAGCATTTGAAATCCAAGCACGGTTATTAGCAAAGTACTTAATGTGTGAAACAGATAAGTATCCTCCTTTGGTACTGAAGTAGAGGAGATGATCAAATGTATATTGTTGTGTCTTACGACGTTTCCGAGGACAAGCGTCGCACCAAGATTCACTCGATTCTCAAATCTTACGGTCAGTGGGTACAATACAGTATTTTTGAATGTAACTTAACTGATAGTCAGTATGCGAGAATGCGATCGCGTTTATCTAAAGTTATCAAAGCCGAAGACAGCATTCGATTCTACTTTCTGTGTGGATGTTGTCAAGGTAAAGTAGAAAGACTTGGTGGAGAACAACCACGCGATGAAACAATCTTTTTTGCTTAGGCAAAACATTATTTGCGCGGAAGGGTAGCTGTTTATCCCAGCTAGACTTTAAAAAAGTCACGAAAGCTTTTATACAGAAGCCTTACAAGTCCCTTTATCCTATCTTTAGATCCGCGCAACTTCTCAAACGCTTATCAGATATAACTTATCGCTTGTAACCCCACTTATTTTATCTGTGTTTTTGACTTTAAATGCTATAGTTATGACTATATCGCGCAACTGCACCATGAAAACCACATACTGTAAGCCTTTCAGCTACCTGCGATTTCAATTAACATAAATCCTTATCAGGGATTGAAACCGCTGCAACGTGGATATAAACCCTTCTCCTTGGATATTTCAATTAACATAAATCCTTATCAGGGATTGAAACCTTCCTGCTGCTGAGTTGGTAAAAGCTTCTCTTTATTTCAATTAACATAAATCCTTATCAGGGATTGAAACCTTAAAGTCGTGAAACCTAGAACGTACATAGTCAACATTTCAATTAACATAAATCCTTATCAGGGATTGAAACTTTTCGCTGCACAGTAACATTTGAGATTATCAAGATTTCAATTAACATAAATCCTTATCAGGGATTGAAACTTCATTTGTAGCTTGCAGTTGTGTTGCTGGCTACTATTTCAATTAACATAAATCCTTATCAGGGATTGAAACACTGCTGCTTCCCCTGCTGCAAGTGCTGGTCTTGTTATTTCAATTAACATAAATCCTTATCAGGGATTGAAACAAGAAATACACTAACCGAACCATGAAAACCAAAAAATTTCAATTAACATAAATCCTTATCAGGGATTGAAACGCAAATCTCCCATTCACGCGTTTTCTGATCATATATTTCAATTAACATAAATCCTTATCAGGGATTGAAACTCTGCTTTATTAAAATATAATTTATCAGAAATTAATTTCAATTAACATAAATCCTTATCAGGGATTGAAACTCTAAACTGAATATCAACTTGCGTGTCAAATTGATTTCAATTAACATAAATCCTTATCAGGGATTGAAACTAAACTCTGGTGCAAGCATAAGCTGGTACAGTTTATTTCAATTAACATAAATCCTTATCAGGGATTGAAACAAAACTTCATCTGATTCCGGTGAATTTGCTGAAGGCATTTCAATTAACATAAATCCTTATCAGGGATTGAAACTACTAGGCATAGCGGGATTAGAAAGAAAGATTATGCCATTTCAATTAACATAAATCCTTATCAGGGATTGAAACGCGATTATGGTGATCGGTCAAAAACTGACTGTCGCCATTTCAATTAACATAAATCCTTATCAGGGATTGAAACAAATCGCTGCAAGAACTTCTTAAAACAGTCGGTTATTTCAATTAACATAAATCCTTATCAGGGATTGAAACTTGCGATCGTGCGGAATTAATCAGCAATTGAATTTCATCCATTTCAATTAACATAAATCCTTATCAGGGATTGAAACGCTTAGGTGTGGTGGTATTACTGCCCTAGCTTCTTATTTCAATTAACATAAATCCTTATCAGGGATTGAAACGAGGTTCGGCTTTCCTGCCAGCACAAATAGCAATTATTTCAATTAACATAAATCCTTATCAGGGATTGAAACTTCACAGTACCTCAACTCTATACTCTCAGAAGAAGAATTTCAATTAACATAAATCCTTATCAGGGATTGAAACTCTAGCCGCCGCTTATGGCAAGTGCGATAGAGGTACCCATATTTCAATTAACATAAATCCTTATCAGGGATTGAAACATATAAAGCAGTGTAGTTTTCTGTGTATAAGTTCATATTTCAATTAACATAAATCCTTATCAGGGATTGAAACTGAGTACCTAGGCTTTCAAGTATCGGCAGTCGTTTATTTCAATTAACATAAATCCTGATCAAGGATTGAAACACTGTTTTAGATCTTCCTTGATTTTTGTAGTATTTTTCAAATATAAAAAACTCAATCAAGGATTGAGGCTATTAGAAAGATAAATAATTTTCATTCTAATTCTACCTAATAAATTTGGGGTGATTGCATAATAGTATTAACAGAGAAATTAGGTAAAGATATGACATCAGAAGAAATTCAAAAAGCTATTGAAGGGACGCTAGCTGTGCAAAGGAAACTACAAAATACGCAGTTGATAACGAGAGAAGAAATAGCAGATTTAAAAGAATCAACTAGAAATCTAAACGAAATTAGCCAGCGCCACGAGCGTCGCATTGAGCAGTTGCTCGGTTATTCAATAACTGGAGAGGGCGATCGCTTAGATTTGTTGCAGCGATTAATGACTCTTGAGCGTAGAGTTTCGAGACTAGAACAGGAAGATAATGGAGAATCATAGTACAAATTCCTTCTATAATTGCTAAAGCTGGAACTCTTCGGGGTGAAACAGCTTTAATATTTCAATTAACAAAAAAAACATCAGGGATTGAAACTTAGGATACGGTAGCAAATTTACTTGAGCTACAACAATTATTTCAATTCCCATAACAAAACCCTCTACCAGGTATTGAAACACGGCTACTAAAGCTAATGATGGTAGCGTTATAGATTTCAATTAACATAAATCCTTATCAGGATTCAAACCCATTCAATGTTATGTTTACCTGTTTCTCTTACACAACACAGTTGAGTCCAAGGCTGCGATACATCGTGAAACCCTGGACTTCGACAAACATTTCCACTCAAATAATTTTTCTAAGGCACCTCAATCGGAATCAAAGTATTTTCTGGTAGATAACTGCGGAAACTGCCCTCATCTGCTAACAATAAAACCAACCTTAACGGATAATCTGGCGGCATTTGTAAATCAGCCCACGGGACGGCAATTTCCAAACATTTGTTCAATGCCACAGTAGCGCGACTATAACGCGGATGCCATTGATGGTGTTCTCCAGCTTCCTGAAAATGAACCGACTGAGTTAGTAAATTGATTTCTAGCTGGTGATGATACAAATAGTTTAGTGGAGCTTCATTCGGGATATCATCTAGTGGCACTGGACTGTTGTGCATTGTGCGATCGGGATAAAACCACAGTAAATGTAACTCTGAAGGCATGTCACGTCCTGGTTGTACACCCTGTTTTAAGTCCACTCGCAGGTAGAAATTCAGGTGATCTAACCCATACCACAGACGCTGGATCGCACTGCTTTTGTGCATTGTTCCCCGCGCCCCACCGACTTCTAAACGTCCAGCGCGATCCCAATCTTGCTCATCACCCATACCATCAATCACAGGATGAATAAAACCTTGAGGTCGATGATCGGCTTGGACTTCATGCGATTCCACGGGTTGGCGCAAATACGGTGGAATAGGTTCGTTTAATGCTTGGTAGATCCCGCACAAATGTTCGCGAAATAGTTGGTCAAAAATAGCATCTTGATTCGAGGTATGACCTTCACCAAACCACCAAAACCAATCAGAACCTTCAGCAGCATACAAAGCTTCCCATGCTTCAGGGTTGTTTTCTTCGGTTGCTTCAGGATGTTTGGCAAGTACAGCCCTAGCCTCAGCTAGCATATCCCAAGCACGATTCTTGGCAGGATCGCCGATCCACGTTGTAAAACTACCATCTACCCAAGAACCACTGTGTAATTGTTCTCCTGGAATTGTTGCAGTTGGAGGGAATTTTTCCAGGAATTCAGAAACAGTGACAAGTTTGATATGGGGATGATCGCTGAGAGTTTGATACAAATTTTCTAAGAAAGGCTTACCATCTTGCGGATAAAACTCCCAACAGTTCTCGCCATCAAGGGCAATCGTGACTAACCACGGCTGTTCAGGTTGACGATGTTTGTGCGAGTGCGCGATCGCTTCTAAGTGTCCCACCAAATCTGTTGCTGCTTTCTTGGGTGGCATCGAACCATAAGTAAAGCCAATTAAATCAGATAAGCGGTGATCGCGAAAGACAATTGCTAAATCACCTGCAGCTGTCTCCAATCGATACGGACGATAGAGTAATTCAGGTTCACACACATTTC
This genomic interval carries:
- a CDS encoding 2OG-Fe(II) oxygenase — protein: MKYYHQHPNAFLSNYLKDLCGEIQACPYFAINNLNRDFVNTKGFSVVFQRAQLTKVKQQFPFFKPYLDLALQPNCNAFYLNPLLLKAGSRVDPHIDRSLRSYCKTIEPPAIVSVLYVQVPPNLEGGELILHSQKRQVGKIKPQTNTLLYFQGDLTHSVNVVKTSGTRLSLVCEQYSLSEAELSEIPQFNVESRATQSRTKKRYAS
- the cas4 gene encoding CRISPR-associated protein Cas4 gives rise to the protein MHDTDYIPIAALNQYTYCPHRCWRMFCAGEFSDNQYTIEGTSLHDRVHTLGDGHREETWQIRAIWLKSERYGLIGKADLIEATDGHFYPIEYKRGRKGEWDNDEMQVTAQALCLEDMTGSPVTQGYIYYAQSHQRQLVEITQELRVGAIATIKAVHSLLETGKMPPAIYSQRCTGCSLYSHCLPQAIAKVQRYQEAS
- the cas2 gene encoding CRISPR-associated endonuclease Cas2 yields the protein MYIVVSYDVSEDKRRTKIHSILKSYGQWVQYSIFECNLTDSQYARMRSRLSKVIKAEDSIRFYFLCGCCQGKVERLGGEQPRDETIFFA
- the cas5d gene encoding type I-D CRISPR-associated protein Cas5/Csc1, with translation MAIIHRCQLELHDSLYYATREIGRLYETEPVIHNYALCYALGLVDSEVYSTRVSEEHSYRYFCPEQVPKYEEHLTPLNQQGIYITPARSLSHAAVLHTWKYADNRYHVEMEKTQKNIPSFGRAKEIAPESRFEFFAIAEKPLKLPRWIRLGKWMSKAEVTVKELPLTKRSPGDFTVSFPLNPLDVMFSYRVLSYDTINMPPVSLIRNVRLHGEFYSFEKSNLKVPAQMQYCFRGS
- a CDS encoding glycoside hydrolase, with the protein product MAHPLYVAFVWHQHQPLYKGRDSSISLSAHSQYRLPWVRLHGTKDYLDLVLLLARYPKLHQTVNLVPSLILQLEDYINGTAFDPYLAVSLTPTEQLSQEQRQFIIEHFFDANHHTLIDPHPRYAHLYHQKQEEGKAWCLENWQLQDYSDLLAWHNLAWIDPLFWDDPEIAAWLQQGRNFTLSDRQRIYSKQRDILGRIIPQHRDMQHAGQLEVTTTPYTHPILPLLADTDSGRVAVPNMTLPQHRFQWAEDIPRHLYKAWELYQDRFGQEPRGLWPSEQSVSPEILPYIVKQGFNWIISDEAVLGWTLHHFFHRDGAGNVCEPELLYRPYRLETAAGDLAIVFRDHRLSDLIGFTYGSMPPKKAATDLVGHLEAIAHSHKHRQPEQPWLVTIALDGENCWEFYPQDGKPFLENLYQTLSDHPHIKLVTVSEFLEKFPPTATIPGEQLHSGSWVDGSFTTWIGDPAKNRAWDMLAEARAVLAKHPEATEENNPEAWEALYAAEGSDWFWWFGEGHTSNQDAIFDQLFREHLCGIYQALNEPIPPYLRQPVESHEVQADHRPQGFIHPVIDGMGDEQDWDRAGRLEVGGARGTMHKSSAIQRLWYGLDHLNFYLRVDLKQGVQPGRDMPSELHLLWFYPDRTMHNSPVPLDDIPNEAPLNYLYHHQLEINLLTQSVHFQEAGEHHQWHPRYSRATVALNKCLEIAVPWADLQMPPDYPLRLVLLLADEGSFRSYLPENTLIPIEVP
- the cas6 gene encoding CRISPR-associated endoribonuclease Cas6 translates to MPHSLVLNLLPQSPIYPAYLSGRHLHALFLTLVSSVDKTLGDRLHASIADKAFTLSPLQANKSKHNLQWEHQQPIPAGTPCWWRISLLDDTLFSKLTQLWLNLNPKHPWHLGSADLYITSILGTPQSTQPWANATTYAQLYEQASDSEREVAFRFYTPTCFRQGEFDAALPTRECVFNSLLNRWQKYSGIEFEPNLTPVIFPSYFNISTTMVADSRSKFIGCIGEITYRILGEFDPIIIKQINALADFALYCGAGRKTTMGMGMLRRIRITKK
- the cas1d gene encoding type I-D CRISPR-associated endonuclease Cas1d, with product MGTVYITQQDAFIGKTDERLSIKANKQILLDVPLIKVDGVVILGRATVSPAAISEFLERQIPLSFLTATGKYLGRLEPEVTKNIFVRKAQWQAIGESVQAVHIVKGFVRGKLKNYRNALLRAQRSSSELDLNNSIMRLEQAIAPIENTNTIPSLRGLEGAGSAAYFGSLNQLIRVEGFTFTARRRRPPTDAVNALLSLGYALLRHDVQSAVNIVGFDAYLGYLHVERYGRPSLALDLMEEFRPLVVDAIVLSALNKRSLLPTDFTTEPLSNAVSLTQEGLRTFLRLYEQKKQSKFKHPVLGRQCTYQEAFEIQARLLAKYLMCETDKYPPLVLK